CCAAACTCCATGCGTTCAAATATTGAAAGTAAGCTCACGTTAGTTCCGCTTTCAGGTGATAAATCGCCGCGTGCCTTAAGTTTTAGTGGCCCATGGGCGCAGTTACGTCTGATCGACAGCGGTAAGTTAATGAATGTAAAACCAAACTCCTTCGATGTTCGTTTCAGTATCGATGGCGGTGACATGACTTACCGTGTGCAAATCGACGAATCTAACAACCCATTCTTTGGGGGATTATTTACCCGATTCCGTTTACCGGAAACCCTTTACTAATGTGCTTTTCGGTATAACAACAAAGGAATAGCGAAATAATGAGTACGCAATCTGAAAATTTAGTGATCAAAGTGGGAGGGTCTCCGTTGGAGACCCCTGAATTTATCGCCTTGAAAGCCGAGTTCAATAAACTGAACCATCCCGCTCGTCCTGAAGTGAGCTGGACATTAATTGAATCGCTTTGCCTAACATTATTCAAAAACCACGGTATTGATTTACAAAGTGGTATTTATTACACCATGGCACGATTACAGCTGCATGGATTAAGTGGTTTTACTGAAGGGTGTGAACTGCTAGCCAGTGTCGTTGTCACTCAGTGGGAACACTTGTGGCCAGAGCAGCCACATCATCGCGCCGATATTCTAAATTGGTTTAACAGCCGCGCAGGCTCTACCCTGCGCCAACTTACTTTTGATACCAATGATTTACGTCTGATCTACCGTTCCGAACGAGCTCTACAGCTGATTATCGATAAACTGGCACAAACCACATGGTCAAAGGTGCCTAAGCTAGAAAATCTACTGTGGTTCTTCCAAAACTCGGCGAAAAATCTAGAACAGCGCGAAGACTCTCTGAGTAAAATAAAAAGCCAAGCGGTAAAACTGCCACCGTTGGTGTATATCCAACAACCGAAAGCTCAGCAAGAACCGCCAATACAATCGATTGTTATTGAAACGCCGACGCCTTCAGAGCCTGCTCCGTTACCTATCCATGACAAAATGAGTGCAACAAAAGGCTTTCTTATCGGCGTAATTGCGAGTGCCGTGGTCTTTGCAAGTATTGGTTATCCGATATATTACTCACTCAAACAAGCGCTTGTTGCGACCACTTCAGTACCTGAAGGTGCCGCAGCGCACTGGTTATTTAAACCTGAACTAGCCAGCTATTCAGACAGTCTTAATCTGTTAGAAAAACAATCCCCAGTCTTTAGTTTAAAACAGTCTGATGCCCTAGTGGACACAGCAAAAAGGCTCTGGCCGAACGATGCCGATCAAGCCTACGCAAGCCGCAATTGGCAAAATCTCATTACGACTCGGTTAGAGAATGCCCCTATTGATGATAGCTGGTCAGAAACATCGTCGTTATTACAACAGTTGTCAGACAAGATTGTTATGCAAGAGCGTAATCGCGGGAGTTTCACTCTGTCTTATTTAAAAACGGCGATTTATGACATTCAAAAACAACATAACAAAAGCACGCCAGTAGAAGAAAAACTGCGTGAGTTTGCACTGCAAATCGAAAGTGGCCAGCCAATTTCGCCAACGCTGATTAGCAATATTGATGGGCAAATTAACGGCTTACTGGCGCGTTACTACGAACTGCAAAAGCAGGCGGAAAAGCAGGGACTAAAACCCAACTCATACTAAAACATAGGTTGATAGCGTGACGGCGGAAAGAGATAAATAATGAGTGAAATTAAATACCTACAAGAAAAGCAATATTTGCAGAAATTGGCTGATAATTATGCACAAGAGAAACCTCACCTTGCGCATGTTTTAGATCCACAAGATCCGCACACGGGCTACCTACTTGAAGGGTTTGCTTTTCTTTCCGCGCGATTGCAAGAAAAAATCGATGATGCTTTTCCTGAGATCACCTTACCGCTATTACAGCGTCTAGGCTCTCAGGCTATCAAAGGGTTACCTTCGACCACCATTATTCAGGTCGATCAAACTGAGGTGGTTAGCTATCCTTATGATATTCCAGCAGGTCATTCAGTTTTAGGGCCTGATGGCAGTAGTTTTAGTTTGTGCTACGGCATGACTTTACAACCATTTTCAATTGTTGAGAAAAAAATTACCCATCAACCTAACCGCAGCTGCATTTCACTGAGTGTGAAGTATCGTGGTGAAGCGACTTCACAGGCAACAGCAGCCTTGAACCTGTTTTTAAGTAAAGAAAAAATTGTTGCAGATGCTTTAATGCTAGGCTTTAGCCAATATTTTGATTATATCGAGCTGTCTCATAATAATAAGCAATATCGTGGTAACAATATCGATTTTTACTTTGAACCGAAAATCGGTAAACAGTATCAAATTTTTCAGCAATCGGAGCGTGGTCTATCGGCACCTCAGCAGTTGCTTGAAGGCTTCTATCTACCGCATGTGCATCATTTTATTGATATTGATGTACCCTCAATAGTGAAAGAACTGGATTGGCAAACTGATCCCATAGTCGTGATCAATATTTACTTCAATCAGCAGTTGCCAATCACCCCCGCCCAATGCGAAGAAAGCTTCTATTTAAACTGTGTGCCGACGATTGATCGCGAAAAACAAAACGAATTGAAAATGGATTTTCAGTACGGTGAATCGTCTTATTTATTGCCTATCCCTGCTAATCACTATTTGGCGAGTTTATCGGATGTTCAGCTGGCATTGCAGTCTCATGAAGCCGAGCGTGGGGTGTATTGCGATTTTTACCCGATGACCGATTTCACGGCGGCATCGCGATTACTCCCTCAATATCAACAAGCGCTGTTTTATGCGTTGACTATCGATACCGATATTCGCGGGCGCACCCTGTATTACTTGAATTTCTATACCAATCAGGGTGAACCCATGACGTTACCGCCGAGCCTGTGTTTCTCCTGCCAATACATTAGTTTTGAACATTATCAAGACAGCCGTGTGGGAGTCTTAAATCGGCACGATGAAGCCGTACCTGAAGGGGTGGTAACGAAAAATATCACTGCATTATCAAATTGTTATCCGCCGATTGTGAATGATAAATATTATTGGCAGCTGCTTTCCCATTACAGCGCCAATGCCTTTATGTTGATGTCATTGTCGACCATCAAGCAGATGTTATCAGACTATATTTTATACCGTGAAAACGACCGGCAAGTGACCCGAAAATTGGAACGTCTCCTTTCGGGCTGTGTTGCACTGGATACGCATCTCTATGATTACATTCTCAAAGGTAAGACTCACCGCTGCTTATCGCTGAGCCTAACCCTCGATAGAGCGCAATTTGAAAATGAAGGCGAGGCCTTTATGTTTGTGACGCATTTGTACCATTTTTTCCCATTTTGTTTATCTGAAAACATGTTGTTAGAGATGTCAGTGAACTTTGGCGATAGCGATTTACCGACGTGGTATTTATCGCCCTCACCGTTACAAGGCTATAAATCGCTGTTGTAACCATCATTAAAGGATGGCGTGGTGACCGACTGCGCCTGATGACACATTGAATTAAGTAGGGAAACCACTGATGCCAACCAATATACCGAAAAAGCCCTTATCCGATGCGGAAAAAGCCGCGAACCACTGGCAATCGTTAGTGAATAAAACCAAGCCGCCACGCCTTGATGTGCCATCAGGCTCGGCTCTCGCTAACCAACCTCAAGCGAGCGGCATTGATATCTACGAGGCGATAGCCAATCGTAAGCTTTATTCAGGGTTGGTGTTTACGTGTCAAATTGCCAATCTTCCCGAAGGCACGTTTCAAGTCACTCAATTTGACTTGCACGAAGGGTTGTCGGAACTGTTCACCCTGACCATTCAAGCGGTGAGTCCATTGCCCAATATCGATTTTAAGTGGGTACTGGGGGATAAATGCTCACTCACGGTGATGCGAGAAGGGATAGTCACCCGAAAAATTGAGGGGTTATTGGCGAGCGTTGAGCAGGGAAATACTGACGGGGTGAAGACGTGGTATCAGTTTGTTATTCGCCCTGAAATGTGGGTGATGACCCTTAAACAAGACAGCCGCATCTTCCAAAACACCACGGTGCCGAAGGTGCTCAACACCTTATTACAGGAAGCGCATATTCCCAACGACAAGTTGTTGTATCACCCCGAAGAGCATCTTGAACGCCGCTATATTACCCAAAAGCGCGAAACGATGTTCGATTTCTGGTGCCGCCTCGCGGCCGAAGAAGGCATCACCTTCTGGTTTGAGGAAGGTTCGATGATGTTTTACAGCGACCGCCACTTGGGGATGAAGGCGGGACTGCACCTGACCTATAACCCACAATCGGAGACCGATATCACTGACAGCACGGTGACCGCATGGCGTTATGTAGAAAACCTGTGCAGCGATATTCGTATTGATAAAGATTACAATCAACTGCGCCCGTCTCACCCGCTGAGCCACCAAGTGACGGGTGAAAATCACCAACAACACGAAGTGTTTGAAAGCTACGGACGCTTTCAAGACGACGCCGAAGGCAACGTGTTCAATCAAATTCGTTACGAGCAATCGCAAAACAACCGTGAAGTGGGTACGGCCTCGAGCAACTGTATCGAACTGGCACCGGGGCGAATTTTCTCGCTGAGCAACCACCCCAGCAGCAAGATGAACGATGATTGGCAAGTGGTCACTGCGCATCACCACGGCGTACAACCGCTTGCCGACAACAGCGGCGGTCAAGGAACCCAGCTGAGCAACAGCATCACCTTTATGCCAAGCACCCAAGAGTGGCGACCGCCGTACCGTTATAAACCGACTGCCGATGGCAATGAACTTGCGACGGTGGTGGGACCGCCGGGCGAAGAAATCTACACCAATGAACAAGGGGCGGTGACGGTCTATTTCCATTGGGATCGACGCGGAAAGCCCGACCACAGCGCATCCTGCTGGGTGAGAGTGGCACAGGGTTGGAACGGCGATGGATTTGGGTTTATGGCGATCCCCAGGATCGGGCAAGAGGTCATAATATCTTATTTAAACAATGACATAGATAAGCCCATCATAACCGGATGTACCTATAATGGTCGAAATCGTCCGCCGATAGACTTACCCAAAGACAAGACGCGCACCACGTTTCGTACCAAAACCCACAAAGGTGAGGGATTCAATGAACTGCGCTTTGAGGATTATAACGGTCGCGAAGAGATTTATCTACATGCGCAAAAAGATCACCGTACCCATATCCTCAATGATGAGTTCCATACCATCGGTCATAACCGACAAAAACAGGTGGGGGTCGATCAAGAAGAGCGCATTGGTCAAGATAAGCGCACCGATGTAGGGCGTGATCATTATGAGAAAATTGGTCGCAATTCGGTGATCCATATTTTGCAAGATCAAGAAATTCAAATTGATCAGAACTTAACGGAAGTAATTAACAGCAGCCATAAATCGGTGATTTTTGCAGATAAGCACACACAAATCAGTGGTAATCAAAAAACGGTGGTAGAAGGCCAGCGTCATGAAGAAGTGAAAACTAAACTGTTTTCGCAATCGCCTTACTACATTATTCATGCGGAAAACCAGCTGACACTTGCAGGATCAGGGGGCA
This portion of the Providencia manganoxydans genome encodes:
- a CDS encoding VasL domain-containing protein translates to MSTQSENLVIKVGGSPLETPEFIALKAEFNKLNHPARPEVSWTLIESLCLTLFKNHGIDLQSGIYYTMARLQLHGLSGFTEGCELLASVVVTQWEHLWPEQPHHRADILNWFNSRAGSTLRQLTFDTNDLRLIYRSERALQLIIDKLAQTTWSKVPKLENLLWFFQNSAKNLEQREDSLSKIKSQAVKLPPLVYIQQPKAQQEPPIQSIVIETPTPSEPAPLPIHDKMSATKGFLIGVIASAVVFASIGYPIYYSLKQALVATTSVPEGAAAHWLFKPELASYSDSLNLLEKQSPVFSLKQSDALVDTAKRLWPNDADQAYASRNWQNLITTRLENAPIDDSWSETSSLLQQLSDKIVMQERNRGSFTLSYLKTAIYDIQKQHNKSTPVEEKLREFALQIESGQPISPTLISNIDGQINGLLARYYELQKQAEKQGLKPNSY
- a CDS encoding type VI secretion system baseplate subunit TssF, with product MSEIKYLQEKQYLQKLADNYAQEKPHLAHVLDPQDPHTGYLLEGFAFLSARLQEKIDDAFPEITLPLLQRLGSQAIKGLPSTTIIQVDQTEVVSYPYDIPAGHSVLGPDGSSFSLCYGMTLQPFSIVEKKITHQPNRSCISLSVKYRGEATSQATAALNLFLSKEKIVADALMLGFSQYFDYIELSHNNKQYRGNNIDFYFEPKIGKQYQIFQQSERGLSAPQQLLEGFYLPHVHHFIDIDVPSIVKELDWQTDPIVVINIYFNQQLPITPAQCEESFYLNCVPTIDREKQNELKMDFQYGESSYLLPIPANHYLASLSDVQLALQSHEAERGVYCDFYPMTDFTAASRLLPQYQQALFYALTIDTDIRGRTLYYLNFYTNQGEPMTLPPSLCFSCQYISFEHYQDSRVGVLNRHDEAVPEGVVTKNITALSNCYPPIVNDKYYWQLLSHYSANAFMLMSLSTIKQMLSDYILYRENDRQVTRKLERLLSGCVALDTHLYDYILKGKTHRCLSLSLTLDRAQFENEGEAFMFVTHLYHFFPFCLSENMLLEMSVNFGDSDLPTWYLSPSPLQGYKSLL
- a CDS encoding type VI secretion system Vgr family protein gives rise to the protein MPTNIPKKPLSDAEKAANHWQSLVNKTKPPRLDVPSGSALANQPQASGIDIYEAIANRKLYSGLVFTCQIANLPEGTFQVTQFDLHEGLSELFTLTIQAVSPLPNIDFKWVLGDKCSLTVMREGIVTRKIEGLLASVEQGNTDGVKTWYQFVIRPEMWVMTLKQDSRIFQNTTVPKVLNTLLQEAHIPNDKLLYHPEEHLERRYITQKRETMFDFWCRLAAEEGITFWFEEGSMMFYSDRHLGMKAGLHLTYNPQSETDITDSTVTAWRYVENLCSDIRIDKDYNQLRPSHPLSHQVTGENHQQHEVFESYGRFQDDAEGNVFNQIRYEQSQNNREVGTASSNCIELAPGRIFSLSNHPSSKMNDDWQVVTAHHHGVQPLADNSGGQGTQLSNSITFMPSTQEWRPPYRYKPTADGNELATVVGPPGEEIYTNEQGAVTVYFHWDRRGKPDHSASCWVRVAQGWNGDGFGFMAIPRIGQEVIISYLNNDIDKPIITGCTYNGRNRPPIDLPKDKTRTTFRTKTHKGEGFNELRFEDYNGREEIYLHAQKDHRTHILNDEFHTIGHNRQKQVGVDQEERIGQDKRTDVGRDHYEKIGRNSVIHILQDQEIQIDQNLTEVINSSHKSVIFADKHTQISGNQKTVVEGQRHEEVKTKLFSQSPYYIIHAENQLTLAGSGGSIVIDSSGITIKAKQLKINTSSLDIGGGGVDQVKALMAATEEGQPFCEICAKAKKEREAQ